The nucleotide sequence CCGCACTTTGAAAAGGCCCACTGGATGTTTTTCTGCCAAACTTTTAAGGGCTTGTTCTACCTCTGCCTTATTTCCCGGGAAATGAAAATATTTGGCCGAATCGCTTAAGCGCTCCAAATGATAAGCCAATAACGGATACGTTCCATCTTTCAGCTTCAAGGATTCCAGCAGCTCAAATTCCGGACGCTTTGCTGTCAGAACTTGCGCCTTGGTGTACAGTTCCTGGTATTCGCCTTCTGAAGTCGAGTCCCACGTAATGCCTCCGCCGACGCCGTAGCGTGCCGTTTCCCGTTCTGCATCGATGACGACTGTCCGGATCGGCACATTGAATACCGCATTTTTTTCCGGCGTGATAAAGCCGATTGCGCCGCAATACACTTCACGCGGCGACTGCTCCAGTTCTGCGATTGTTTTCATCGTGCTGATTTTCGGTGCTCCCGTGATCGATCCGCAAGGAAACAGCGCTTTGAACCAATCGTATACAGTCGCACCGCTTATGAGCTCCGCTTCCACGGTCGATGTCAACTGATGGACCGTCGGATAGGTCTCCACTTCGAAAAGTTTTGCGGCATGCACCGTTCCGGGTTTCGCCAGGCGGCTCAAGTCATTGCGGAGCAAATCAACGATCATCAAGTTCTCGGCCTGTTCTTTTTCTGAAGCTATCAGGCGCACCACGTTTGCTTCGTCTTCTGCCGTCGTGCGTCCGCGCGGCGCCGTCCCTTTCATCGGCTTCGTCGTCAATTTGCCGTTGTCGACACGGAAAAACAGCTCGGGCGATGCTGACAAAATCCGGTACTTGCCCAGATTCAAATAAGCACCATAGCCTGCCTGCTGATTTCTGGCCAGCTGATGGTAAAACGAACGGTCGCTTCCTGAGAACTTTGCATGGAGCCTTTCCGTGTAATTCACTTGATACGTATGCCCTTCTTCAATGGCTTCTTTGATTTTTCCAATGCCTTGTTTATAGCGGCTCACTGAACTCGCCATATTCCAGTCTGATACTTGGTAGGAATCTTCTATTGCTGCGGATTCCAGTGCAAGCGGCTGCTCAAAAATGCCGAACCAGACGAGCGGCATTTCTGTGCCTCCACGGACCTGCATTTCCGGCTGAAACGCAGGAGCCGCTTCGTAGGACACATAACCGGCCGCGTAATAGCCCTCTTGAATTGCCTCTTCGATGCTTTTCATAATGGCCGGCACTTCTTCCAAACGCTCGGTCTGCAGCACTTTGGCGGGGTTTTGGAATGCGATGGGCTGGATATTGCCGTCAGCCCCTTGAAACTCAAACATTAGGTAAGGGTTCGTCATTGCGCCACCTTCCTGTTCTGATTGCCCGTCCAGGCCTTTGCATCTTCATAGCAGTTTTGCAGCATGCGGAATCCCGCTTCCGTCAAAATCGACTCCGGATGAAACTGAATGCCGGTAATCGGCAGCGTCCGGTGCCGCACGCCCATCACGACGCCGTCTTCCGTTTCAGCGGTAACGATCAAACAATGCGGCATCTCCGCTTGATCGGCAATCAGCGAATGGTAGCGGGTCACTTTTGCCGGGGACGCAATCCCTGCAAATACCCCTTTTCCATCGTGGTTCATTAGCGAAACTTTGCCATGCATCGGCTGCGCTCCTTTGATGATGCGCCCTCCGAAATGCTCGACGATGGTCTGATGCCCCAGGCAAACGCCCAGGATGGGAAACTCTTCCGTAAGTGAACAGAGAATTTCCTTGGTCGCCCCCGACTGGACCGGCCGCCCTGGACCCGGTGACAGCACAATCAAATTCGGCGATAAGTTTCTCACTTCTTCGGCTGTAATTTGTCTATTTTGAAAAACGGCCACTTCCGGGTCAAACTGTTCCAGGTAATGGACCAGGTTATAAGTAAAGGAATCGTGGTTGTCGATGATGACAATCATGGGTGCACCTCTTTGCATTCAATCTATTGGTGGTTTCATTATACTTTTTTGTGCTCACAATGTGTGAATTCGGAGAGAAAAAAGGGATGCTGCAAGTAAACTCCGATTTGCAGCAAGTACCCATGGATTTGTCGCAAGTAATGTCCCGTTTGCCGCAAGTGAATTTTCTTTGCAGCAAGTAACTCCCCTCTTCTGCAAAGAAAACCCAGCCATATGGAATGGCCGGGCTTTTTGTTATTCAAAAGATGAGCTATTAGCGGCGGCAAGCGCCTGGCCAATCTGTTCGGCAGCTTCTTGGAGCAGCGGCAGGAATTCTTCGCGCAGCACATCCTTGTTGACGCGTCCAGCATGTACGGAACAATTCATCGCTGCAATGACTTTGCCGCGGGCATTCCGAATGGGCACGGCAATGGAACGCAGACCTTCTTCGAACTGCTGATCGACGCCGCCCCAATTTTTCTCACGCACTCCTTCCAATACTTTAAGAAACTCTTCTTTGTCGGTAATGGTTTTGTCTGTAAATTTTTCGAAGTTCATCTTTTCCAAGTAAGCTTCCAGCTCCGCTTTCGGCAAATTGGCGAGAAGCACATGCCCCATGGACGTCGCATATGCTGGAAGACGGGAACCGACGCCGAGGTTGATCGACATGATGCGTTTTGTCGAGACTCGGGCAACATAGAGGATATCCGCTCCATCCAATATAGAGATGGAACACGATTCCCCCGTCTGGTCGACGAATTGCTTCATAAACGGATGGGCCATGCTCCAGCTGTTATTGGAAGATAAGTAAGCATAGCCCAACGATAAAGTCCGTGCCGTTAAGGAATAACTGCCGTTTTTCGATTCGGCAAAACCGAGCGCTTCAAGTGTTAAAAGGATGCGCCGTGCCGCCGGTCTGCTTAGCCCGGTTTTTTTGGCAGCATCGCTGACGGTCATGGACGAGTGTTGCTGCGAAAAAGCCTGAATGACCTGTAATCCGCGCTCCAGTGACTGGATATAGTCACCCGATTTTTTAAAATTGTCTAATTCTTCTGTTGACATTTGCTTTGCCCCCTGTGTAAGATGATATTGTACGAAAATCGATACTTTGTACGTTTATCGTACAATAAACATTCTTGCATTGCAAGTGCTATTGTTCAATCCGTTCTTTTTTTAGCAGAACATGAATGCGTTTACATTTTGATGAACTGACTCACAAAGGAAATTCAGCATGACCATAATTTTTATGAGGAGGAATTTAGATGACAGAAACAGTAGTAAAAAATGAACGCGTGTTATCAGCTTACGAGGGCTTCGTCAAACACATGAAAAACTTCTTGGACGAGCAGCAATTCAACCACGAGGAATACACGAACTTTGTAAAATGGGCAGACCGCCTTGGGCGCAGCGGAGAAATCCCGTTGTTCTTGGATGTATTTGTAGAAACGCATGTTTTGGAAGCAAAATATAAAAATTCTCCAGGTACCGAGCCTTCCCTTCTTGGACCTTATTATGTAGAAAATCCGCCTTTGCTCGAAGAAGCGCCATTCGTTATCCCGCAGCGCGAAAACGAACCGGGCGACAAACTCGTATTTTCCGGCAATGTCAGCTCTGTAAACGGACCGCTTAAAAACACAAAAGTGGAGTGGTGGCAGGACGACGCAGACGGCCTGTATTCGAACTTCGACTCCACGGCACCGGACTTCAATCTTCGCGGCCAGTTCTATACGGATGAAAAAGGCAATTTTGAAGTGCACTCAATCGTCCCGATCCCTTATCAAATCCCGACTTCAGGACCGACTGGCGAGTTCACGTTTGCAGCAGGCTACCACGCTTACCGCCCTGCGCATATCCATATCAAATTTGAGCATGAAGGCCATGAAACATTGATTACCCAAGTATTCTTCGAAGGCGACCAGTGGCTGGAAACAGACGTAGCCGGTGGTGTCCGCTCTTCTTTGCTGACGAAGCTGATCGACAAAGATGACCATAAAGAAGCATCCTTGAACTTTGTCATGAGAACCGAATAAGCAAAAATCCTATGGCTGTCGAGGAAATCTTGGCAGCTTCTTCTTATTAAGGCCAATCTTTGAACCGAGGTGGAACTGATGGAATTGTACAAAGTGAATGTAAATGGAAATGAGATTCAAGTAGCGGATTATCCAGGGGGAAAAGGTCCGATTGTGGCGATCCACGGACTGACTGGCACCCATAAGAATATGCATTATTACGCAGAAAAGCTGAAAGGCGATTACCGCTTTATCGCGGTGGACCTTCGAGGGCGCGGAAACAGTTCGGAAGCCGATCCGGATACTTCCATCTTCAAACACGCGGAAGATATTCTTGGTCTGATTGACGAATTGAAGCTGGAAAATCCGATTTTGCTGGGCTATTCGATGGGCGGATTTATCTCTGCAATTGTGGCAAGCCGCTTAAAATCCGTGAAGGCACTGATTTTACTGGACGGCGCCGCCAAAACGACCGAACACCAGCGCGGGATTATCCAGCCGTCGCTCGGCCGCATCAGCCGCCATTTCGATTCCAAGGAACATTATGCAGAAGAAATCAAGAAAATCTATGCAAATCTTGGCATTGAATGGACAGATGTGCTGCAGGAGACCGCTGAATATGAAGTCGGGGCCACTGGCGGCCACTGGGAAAACAAAGCCGACGAGTCCCGGATTGTTGCCGACTTTGAAAGCTTCTATACATTTGACCCGGCAGCAACCGGCAAAGACATCAACTGCCCAACCCTGCTTGTGTATGCCGAAGGAAACATCGGCTCCATGCCGCCGCTGTTCTATCTCGACGATTACAAAGAAACGCAGGCTGCTATCAAACAAATCGATACAGTCGTTT is from Planococcus liqunii and encodes:
- the pabB gene encoding aminodeoxychorismate synthase component I translates to MTNPYLMFEFQGADGNIQPIAFQNPAKVLQTERLEEVPAIMKSIEEAIQEGYYAAGYVSYEAAPAFQPEMQVRGGTEMPLVWFGIFEQPLALESAAIEDSYQVSDWNMASSVSRYKQGIGKIKEAIEEGHTYQVNYTERLHAKFSGSDRSFYHQLARNQQAGYGAYLNLGKYRILSASPELFFRVDNGKLTTKPMKGTAPRGRTTAEDEANVVRLIASEKEQAENLMIVDLLRNDLSRLAKPGTVHAAKLFEVETYPTVHQLTSTVEAELISGATVYDWFKALFPCGSITGAPKISTMKTIAELEQSPREVYCGAIGFITPEKNAVFNVPIRTVVIDAERETARYGVGGGITWDSTSEGEYQELYTKAQVLTAKRPEFELLESLKLKDGTYPLLAYHLERLSDSAKYFHFPGNKAEVEQALKSLAEKHPVGLFKVRLLLDKRGNAIAEAVETQPIEAPVVCRLADSPVDSANPFLFHKTTYRKVYDEHKSSGDIFSVLLWNEKEELTEFTIGNLVAEKNGKFFTPPVSCGLLPGTFRQYLIDRGEIEEKVILKNELADVDALWFINSVRGWLKVYIK
- a CDS encoding anthranilate synthase component II, encoding MIVIIDNHDSFTYNLVHYLEQFDPEVAVFQNRQITAEEVRNLSPNLIVLSPGPGRPVQSGATKEILCSLTEEFPILGVCLGHQTIVEHFGGRIIKGAQPMHGKVSLMNHDGKGVFAGIASPAKVTRYHSLIADQAEMPHCLIVTAETEDGVVMGVRHRTLPITGIQFHPESILTEAGFRMLQNCYEDAKAWTGNQNRKVAQ
- a CDS encoding IclR family transcriptional regulator, which produces MSTEELDNFKKSGDYIQSLERGLQVIQAFSQQHSSMTVSDAAKKTGLSRPAARRILLTLEALGFAESKNGSYSLTARTLSLGYAYLSSNNSWSMAHPFMKQFVDQTGESCSISILDGADILYVARVSTKRIMSINLGVGSRLPAYATSMGHVLLANLPKAELEAYLEKMNFEKFTDKTITDKEEFLKVLEGVREKNWGGVDQQFEEGLRSIAVPIRNARGKVIAAMNCSVHAGRVNKDVLREEFLPLLQEAAEQIGQALAAANSSSFE
- a CDS encoding dioxygenase, whose product is MTETVVKNERVLSAYEGFVKHMKNFLDEQQFNHEEYTNFVKWADRLGRSGEIPLFLDVFVETHVLEAKYKNSPGTEPSLLGPYYVENPPLLEEAPFVIPQRENEPGDKLVFSGNVSSVNGPLKNTKVEWWQDDADGLYSNFDSTAPDFNLRGQFYTDEKGNFEVHSIVPIPYQIPTSGPTGEFTFAAGYHAYRPAHIHIKFEHEGHETLITQVFFEGDQWLETDVAGGVRSSLLTKLIDKDDHKEASLNFVMRTE
- a CDS encoding alpha/beta fold hydrolase → MELYKVNVNGNEIQVADYPGGKGPIVAIHGLTGTHKNMHYYAEKLKGDYRFIAVDLRGRGNSSEADPDTSIFKHAEDILGLIDELKLENPILLGYSMGGFISAIVASRLKSVKALILLDGAAKTTEHQRGIIQPSLGRISRHFDSKEHYAEEIKKIYANLGIEWTDVLQETAEYEVGATGGHWENKADESRIVADFESFYTFDPAATGKDINCPTLLVYAEGNIGSMPPLFYLDDYKETQAAIKQIDTVVSDCNHYTMVFEQRDDIQKDIEVFLNKI